From one Dermacentor andersoni chromosome 1, qqDerAnde1_hic_scaffold, whole genome shotgun sequence genomic stretch:
- the LOC126518483 gene encoding uncharacterized protein has protein sequence MKRFPRRTFCADYSKRHKQRIEKGRNFRSVKTLNVTAVKKVLLPEEALRVRESDFICQNCYRRFKEDIDNMQAESTETFEEFRPGEEIVENLNSSVSLTSEISPLKPPSALKKRLRLSYAKRKQEEVARAMVTKIRSGIQAAYNIPESSRASQEKCAQCSSWEDNLHAAYNRCTSFQERCQLLTLLPRNLTVKYVQEVIPEGTRYVIQKSKKMVDEEGVWSTQERYTRCKLQHEDITTVLEYYTMDELDCSRQTPNKKDVVRIEKEGEKEWVPKRFMTRSLREAFRLYKQAHPASQVGLTKFISLRPKWVKCSPQWQVCVCVCCANFQLCLVGLQNASGRSLSPDDMQSLCVCQEPTASCFLRNCEHCPQDDIFTLENFDMSSEDEVLIASWEYGELVKKTLTASSFMREFQRMTMKWIPHNYIRSVQAKAIHEEKQSSERGAIVLHFDFAENWTVVLPDAVQAYHWQKKQVTVFTCVVTSRKSTRNYAVISDDMYHDSAHACLALSKIKAHFEDNAPIYTKVTHVSDGAPAHFKNKYQFHELERSECQETKWMFSATGHGKNACDGVGGLVKHRASHHNLRKPASEAIQTASGFVDAIQGTLKNITILELPQRELADFREMKKEEWKTAKKVPGVQTLHMWKYVQSNEGSASYVASTAASELKRL, from the coding sequence ATGAAGAGATTTCCGCGGCGAACGTTTTGTGCCGACTACTCAAAAAGGCACAAACAGAGAATTGAAAAAGGACGTAATTTTCGCAGTGTAAAGACCCTCAATGTCACTGCTGTCAAAAAAGTCCTACTTCCCGAAGAAGCTCTCCGAGTACGAGAAAGTGACTTCATCTGTCAGAATTGTTACCGTCGGTTCAAGGAAGACATAGATAATATGCAGGCAGAGTCAACCGAAACATTCGAAGAATTCCGCCCTGGAGAAGAAATCGTAGAAAATTTAAACTCCAGTGTCAGCCTTACCTCCGAAATCTCGCCCCTAAAGCCACCGAGCGCTCTAAAAAAACGCCTCAGACTTTcctatgcaaagcgaaagcaggAAGAGGTGGCAAGAGCTATGGTGACGAAAATACGATCAGGGATACAGGCAGCATATAATATCCCAGAGAGTTCGCGTGCGTCACAAGAAAAGTGTGCGCAGTGCAGCAGCTGGGAAGACAACCTACATGCTGCCTACAATAGGTGTACGTCCTTTCAAGAGCGTTGCCAGTTGCTGACACTGCTACCACGCAACCTAACCGTGAAATATGTGCAGGAAGTTATTCCAGAAGGAACGAGGTACGTTATTCAAAAATCGAAGAAGATGGTGGATGAAGAAGGCGTATGGTCAACACAGGAGCGATATACAAGATGTAAGCTACAACACGAAGACATTACCACCGTTTTAGAATATTACACCATGGATGAACTTGATTGCTCTAGACAGACACCGAACAAAAAGGATGTTGTGAGAATCGAAAAGGAGGGAGAGAAGGAATGGGTACCTAAACGGTTCATGACGCGGTCCTTGCGAGAAGCATTCCGCCTCTACAAGCAAGCTCACCCTGCCTCCCAGGTTGGCCTCACAAAATTCATATCCTTGCGTCCTAAGTGGGTGAAATGCTCGCCACAGTGGCaagtgtgtgtttgcgtgtgttgtGCAAACTTTCAGTTGTGCCTCGTGGGACTGCAGAACGCCTCCGGAAGGTCGCTTTCTCCCGATGATATGCAGAGTCTCTGCGTATGCCAGGAACCTACTGCGTCATGTTTCCTCAGGAATTGTGAGCACTGTCCACAAGATGACATTTTCACTTTGGAAAATTTTGATATGAGCAGCGAGGACGAGGTGTTGATTGCTTCATGGGAATACGGTGAGCTAGTTAAAAAAACTCTGACCGCTTCATCATTTATGAGAGAATTTCAAAGAATGACCATGAAATGGATTCCCCACAACTATATCAGATCTGTGCAAGCAAAAGCAATACATGAAGAAAAACAGAGCTCCGAGAGAGGTGCAATTGTATTGCATTTTGATTTCGCCGAAAACTGGACAGTTGTGCTTCCAGACGCAGTACAAGCGTACCATTGGCAGAAGAAGCAGGTCACCGTGTTTACCTGCGTTGTCACGTCAAGAAAATCGACTCGGAACTACGCCGTTATTTCCGACGATATGTATCATGATTCAGCTCATGCATGTTTGGCTCTGTCGAAAATCAAAGCACATTTCGAAGACAACGCGCCAATCTACACTAAGGTAACACATGTGAGCGACGGGGCTCCCGCTCACTTCAAGAATAAATATCAGTTTCATGAGCTAGAACGCAGTGAATGTCAAGAGACGAAATGGATGTTTTCGGCCACTGGACACGGCAAAAATGCTTGCGACGGCGTTGGTGGGCTTGTGAAACATCGAGCATCACACCACAACTTGCGGAAGCCTGCAAGTGAGGCCATACAAACAGCCAGCGGGTTCGTGGACGCAATTCAAGGAACGCTAAAGAACATCACCATTCTGGAGCTCCCACAGAGGGAGCTTGCAGACTTTCGCGAAATGAAGAAGGAAGAATGGAAAACGGCAAAGAAAGTGCCTGGAGTTCAGACGCTCCACATGTGGAAGTATGTTCAATCAAATGAAGGCAGTGCATCCTACGTGGCCTCCACCGCTGCTTCGGAATTGAAGAGACTGTGA